The proteins below come from a single Melospiza melodia melodia isolate bMelMel2 chromosome 12, bMelMel2.pri, whole genome shotgun sequence genomic window:
- the CAPN10 gene encoding calpain-10 encodes MLGEKKQLMVARDLYTDPTFPASDTSIFFNYCTPLAQFRGEISWLRPKDICSSPRLFSNNLQDVQVKQGILGDCWFLCACVALHKSKYLLNKVIPPGQPSWTDESYQGCFTCRVWQFGHWVEVTIDDRLPCLGGKLCFSQCQTEDLFWLPLLEKAYAKVHGSYEQLWAGQVADALVDLTGGIAERWTLKDPGKNVEKEKTGMVLEKAVFRRLMNLKEQCVISCSVLNSKQGASELGEFHAFIVIDTLNLSEVSGKEIFLLRIRNPWGRRCWKGPWCEGGQGWNQLDPVVASELLSQIQEGEFWVDEEEFFREFDEITVGFPVNEEGQLQSLYTEKVLYHSQNLFGSWVRGQSAGGCRNNSSFPTNPKFWLRVCESSEVCIALLQKHRKYSTDWAGRIQKPTRLAEENPSLTEGIQGKNYQAVGLHVWKVEKKRFNLPKTLSAPPVVGTVCHSYDREVHVCCDLSPGFYLVVPSTFLKDAVGNFLLRVFSTGRISLSELKPPPMDAALCEELPAGEWETVQLHGCWKNGLNAGGSRNFPSFHTNPCFPLSVPAGAGKSSVKVTLRQHCLDSKCCPIGFHIFQVPNSSWKPQTTSFVHLEPLVSCVPHCYSQEVSRLCRLPAGSYVIIPSTYLPNTEGNFTVVIATKIDRKRIHSQETLGQVLQEVSFTTVMKRKDIPQEWSKYTGVEKVQACI; translated from the exons ATGCTGGGAGAGAAAAAGCAGTTAATGGTGGCAAGAGACCTTTACACAGACCCCACGTTCCCGGCCAGTGATACCTCCATATTCTTTAATTATTGTACCCCGCTGGCCCAATTCAGAGGCGAGATATCTTGGTTGAGACCTAAG GACATTTGTTCCTCTCCTCGGTTATTTTCAAACAATCTGCAGGATGTGCAAGTAAAACAAGGAATTTTGGGAGACTGTTGGTTCCTGTGTGCCTGTGTAGCTTTGCATAAGAGCAAATACTTACTGAACAAG GTGATCCCTCCAGGCCAGCCCAGCTGGACAGATGAGTCCTACCAAGGCTGCTTCACCTGCCGGGTGTGGCAGTTTGGCCACTGGGTGGAAGTGACCATTGATGATCGCCTGCCTTGCCTTGGGGGCAAACTCTGCTTTTCCCAGTGTCAGACAGAGGATTTGTTTTGGCTTCCACTCCTGGAAAAAGCTTATGCAAA AGTGCATGGATCTTATGAGCAGTTGTGGGCAGGACAGGTGGCAGATGCTTTGGTTGATCTGACTGGAGGAATTGCTGAAAGATGGACCCTGAAAGACCCTGGAAAAAATGTGGAGAAAGAGAAGACTGGCATGGTTTTGGAGAAAGCAGTGTTTAGAAGATTAATGAATCTGAAGGAACAGTGTGTAATAAGCTGTTCAGTCCTCAACTCCAAACAAG gTGCAAGTGAACTAGGAGAATTTCATGCCTTTATTGTGATAGACACATTGAATCTCTCTGAAGTGTCAGGCAAGGAAATCTTCCTGCTACGAATACGAAATCCTTGGGGGAGGCGGTGCTGGAAAGGGCCTTGGTGTGAGGG TGGTCAAGGATGGAACCAGCTAGATCCAGTAGTTGCTTCAGAACTCCTCTCACAGATCCAAGAAGGAGAATTCTGGGTTGATGAGGAAGAATTTTTCAGGGAATTTGATGAGATTACTGTGGGCTTTCCAGTCAATGAGGAAGGACAACTTCAGAGCCTCTATACAG AGAAAGTGCTGTATCACTCTCAGAATCTCTTTGGATCCTGGGTGAGAGGCCAGTCTGCAGGTGGCTGCCGCAACAACAGCAGCTTCCCAACCAACCCCAAGTTCTGGCTGAGGGTGTGTGAGTCCAGTGAGGTGTgcattgctctgctgcagaaacACAGGAAATACAGCACTGACTGGGCTGGAAGGATTCAAAAGCCAACTCGCTTGGCAGAGGAAAATCCATCTTTGACTGAAGGCATACAGGGAAAGAATTACCAGGCCGTGGGATTGCATGTCTGGAAG GTGGAGAAGAAACGATTTAACCTTCCAAAGACCCTCTCTGCTCCTCCAGTTGTAGGTACTGTCTGCCATTCCTACGACAGAGAAGTCCATGTGTGCTGTGACCTTTCACCTGGCTTTTATCTTGTTGTTCCCAGCACTTTTCTGAAAGATGCAGTGGGGAATTTCTTGCTTCGTGTATTTTCAACGGGAAGGATCTCTCTCAG TGAACTAAAGCCACCACCCATGGATGCTGCCCTCTGTGAAGAACTCCCAGCTGGTGAATGGGAGACGGTGCAGCTGCATGGATGCTGGAAGAATGGGCTGAATGCTGGAGGTAGCAGGAATTTCCCCTCCTTCCATACCAATCCCTGCTTTCCCCTGTCCgttcctgcaggagcagggaaaagcaGTGTGAAAGTCACCCTCCGTCAGCACTGCCTGGATAGCAAGTGTTGTCCAATAGGTTTCCATATTTTCCAG GTGCCTAACAGCAGCTGGAAACCACAAACTACTTCTTTTGTACATTTGGAGCCACTGGTGAGCTGTGTTCCTCACTGCTATTCCCAAGAAGTCAGCCGACTCTGCAGGCTTCCTGCAGGAAGTTATGTCATTATACCTTCTACGTACTTGCCCAACACAGAAGGCAATTTTACAGTGGTCATAGCAACCAAAATAGACAG GAAGCGCAttcacagccaggagacacttggACAGGTGTTACAAGAG GTTTCCTTTACAACTGTGATGAAAAG GAAGGATATACCTCAAGAATGGTCAAAATACACTGGAGTAGAAAAAGTCCAAGCTTGTATCTGA